atttttttagcttaattcaaatttgaaattaatgatatgaaaattgtATATAGATTATTTGTAAACTTTAAATATAGTGAAACTTTAATTATTCACCTTGTGTGCCCTACTATCAAtattgggttaaataaataaataccaaattggattttgaaaaaaaaaattataaatttattttaaaatatttttgttttcaaagtataataatttttgaaaaaataaaattatttaaaaaataataatttttggtgattttgagaaggtgatcatatatatttttgaataaaaagaattaaagagtattaatatacaataataaaataaaaaacaataatttaaaatataatagagtaaaagttattttttaaatttgaattattcaaatagaATAAAGTctaatatcttatttaaatattaatttaaataatattttaaaatacggtatacttttataatttaaattaaataatattttaaaatatactttactaatatatattaaaaccaaacaaaatactTCATAATTGATTCAACCAATTCAATAGATATATGCccaaatatgtttttatatataatcatagcTAATGCAAAAgtcaaatcaattattattattatgttaacaATTTCAACCCCATAGAGAATAAATTACCATCAAACATCCAAGAGGTAAAAATCCATATAATTTCTACCCTCGAGCAACCTTGATAAATACATCTTCCAATGTCGTATCGGCCAACCCCCATGCCTGAACCGGGAACCTTGTCTTCGCTTCTTCAACTGCCTCGAATATTTCAGCAAGTCTAACTTGCCCTTTCGGAAGCTCAAACTTATGGGTACCCGAAAGATGATATGTCCTCACCGCGTTGTGACATAATTGTAGGACCATGGTCAAGACATCTTGATCGTGTCTAGCTAATGTCGATATTGTGAAAATGTAGAATCCCCCGTATCTAGCCTTCAACTGTTTTCACCAACAACATGATAAAAACACGATGTAATTGAAGAATTAATGTCAAAGGAATATGTCTATTCGAGAATTAATTGGAAATCAAGATATATGTTATCTTATTTGACTTTATTGTAATGATCTCATTTCATGTAACTTACaataataagatatatttaACATTGTTTACAATATTACATTACCTGTTTTGCGTTTCCTACGCACTGCAATGCACCATCGACAAATATACCAACACGATCACAAAGGTGTTCGGCTTCCTCCATGGAATGAGCTGAAACCATTTTTTTGTATCAGATCCAGATGAAAAACTGTAATAAATTTGGTCAATGGGCCCCTTTTGAAAACACTATCCAAGAAACAACCAATAAATTTTTTACAAAGTTAAGTTTATAAACGTTTATGTTTCTACAAAAATAAAGTGTTTCCGAATGGAGTTTTCAAATGAAGTATCATGTCACAAAAGGGTGAGAATGCATTACTAGTAAGTATAATAGCTCGGTTTCTCTTCGCATTCAATATGACCTTCCACAACGCATTCCTCGACGAAGGGTCCAATCCAGTGCTCGGCTCATCCAAATAAACAACCTATTACTCGACAACTCAGCACAACATCTTTTTTCACAAACTACATAACTTTAAAACGAAACACACCTTAGGATTTCCAATCAATGCAATGGCGACACTTAATCTACGCTTCATACCGCCACTATATTTCCCAGCCTGTTTGTCCGGAACACCTCCACTGAACAAGTTGACACTCCGAAGAGATTCCTCAACTGCCTGAAAACCATAAAAGCAAGAAATTACTTGCAAAACTAATGATGACAATAGAAACTagtaaaaataatgtttatttctaCTTACTTCAGTTAAGACAGAACCTTCAAGGTTCTTCAATCTACCATAAAACAGAAGATGTTCCCTTCCCGTAAGGGATTCCCAAAGTAGACTGAATTGGATTTGGAAACAtataaggtaagaaaacttgAAAATTGAATGAGTAGAAAAAGTAAACAAGTTTTCAAGCTCACTCATGCTGTGGACAAACGCCCATGCTTGTATATACTTTAGTCATATCGGTCCTTATACTCATCCCTTCAATATAAGCATCGCCAGAGGTCGGTTCAGTCAGCCCAATCATCtataaacacaaaaaaataaaaataaaagatgaccCTGTTATaaacacttttaaatttaataagtttcCAAATGAGGCCAATTATGTagcaaaaattcaaatttaatatgtttCCCAATTACCATCTGGATGAAAGAAGTTTTCCCAGCACCATTAGGACCAAGCAAGCCAAAGCATTCTCCTCGAGGCAAAGCTAAGGATAGTCCTTTAACAGCTAATTTATCAGGGTTTCCATCCTTTCCTGAATAAACTTTCCtcaagttatttgaaatcatgGCATATGTTGTATTACGTTCTTGCACAAGCAGCTCGACCCTTTCCCTCTAAAAAACAATAAGCTAGTTTTAAAAAGGagtacaaaatataataaagaaaatttatgaCAAAACATGTTATAACTTGAACAGAACAGGTTTCACCAATAGGTTGTGATCTTTGCAATTTAATGGATCAATGAAATGAATTTTATCCTTACAAAAAATCAGGGGAAATAAGATGAAGTTATTATTACCTCTTGGGCAATATCAAATTTCTCCTCTTGCGTAGCATTGCTCGACATTGAAGATAAATTCCCCTTCTTGAAGAGGCAAGATAAGAAAAACAGAGGACCCTTTCTAGTACCAGACCCCGATGATGAAACTAATCCAGAGTAGTATgctaaaagaagaaaaataatccACTCCCCAAACATGATAACAAGGACTTCTTTCATGCCATTACCTTCATCACTTAAATTTTCCCACATCATTCCTCTTGTACCGTGCATAAATTTTGCTTGTTTACTATACTCTGAGAATTCGTATACCCCACGAAATAGAGAAAATCCAGGATATAACTCCAAAGCAAATATCCAAGTTCCTACAACagtttcaaatattaaaatccataaataaaataacaacaTAAAATATTGAATCAGAAGAGTAGGAGGAAGGTGTTATGTGATTGATGACTGATCAGCTTACTTCCAAATGATAGATCATCTATTTTGGGTGCAAAAAGAGCTAATCCAAGGAGGCCTGTCCCAAAGACCATCGTaaatgctataactgtaaccaTGAACAAACCACAATCACCAAATTAAAAATCACAAACCACTTTGCATGAATTTTCcataaaagaaattaagaaaatgaacCTGAAGCAGTCTTCACTTTCGAGAAAAACACAGCAAATAGGAAAGTAAAGGCAATTTGGAGGTTgatgaagagaaaataaaacACGAACTGTAAAGTAAAGGAATGCAATTTGAAGAATTCCAGCCCTGAGACAACCACGAGACCCGTTAATATTGTATAATTGAGTTGAATATTGAGAAAGTGCTGTGATCAGACTTAATACCTAGTGAAATACATGATCCCCAGAATAATAACATGTAAACATTTGACAGAAGGAAAAAGTAACAATAGCAGATCACTAAATAAGGACCGTCACTAAGACCATGCATTTTCAtcattattcttaaattttgcTGCTTCTCATAAACTAAACTTTCCAGCATAAcctacatgaaaaaaaaatgctaagttaataatagaaaattctaGAAAGATGTAAAAAGAGTAGAGTAACTTACAGGGAATAGTTGCAAGATGACCCATAGAAATAAGATTAGGCGAAGTTCAGGAAAAGCATGTTCAATATCTGGCTCTGTTCCATGTATAGGCATTTCTTTGAGGAACTCAAGAATCATCCTCACTCCAGACCCATTTAAATGCTCGAGATAGGCATTAGATGCCtgcatttttttattctatcatTCTGTGTTCTTCGATGTTGTTACTGGCAACATGTTGCGAGaaattacaaaaaatttaaatcacaTACCAAATTGACTAAGGTGCCAATTCCTGGTTCCCCAATGCTATTATCATTATCATTGTTGTTATACGAGGTTGAattgtaatatatgttgataTCGAAGTTGTCATTTGTTGAATTCATGAAATCATAGGCTGTTTTAAATAGAAACATGGATTTGAAATATCctgaaacaaatttaaattgaaaagaaGTTCATTTTGCTTtcataaacttttaaaaatggcTCAAAATACTTCCATGTAATCATTTTTTTGTTAACTCCATTAATGTCATGATATGCattttagaaagaaataaaaatttcagaCAAAAGTTTAAATTAAGGAGGTGCAAAGATTTAAAACTTAaccaaattaacaaaatataataatggaaGGAAtttgaccatttttaaaacTTCATAAAGCAAAATAAACTACCGCATGTTGAGAAAACAAAATGAACTTctatacatataaatttataataatatatatagtatatcaAACCTGCAacatattcatttatttttccaTCTCCATTCCCATTGAAATATCCCTTGAACAACTCATTATTGATTTCAGATGAGCTATTCCGCCACAGGCTTAGAGCTCGAAGGCAATTGTTCTCtatggaaaataaaaaaaaaataaacaaaatattagttatGTAAGCCTCAAGCTAATTTATGTTTCATCTACATAAGTTTTATATATCCTTTATTCATTCCACTATGTTAATTAAAGATATGATTTGCAGCAATATTTTCCAACAGTATAATCTCAGGCATAATCTTTTGTCGATATAGATACCTCCTTCACTAGAACCATCTAAAGTAGAGTTTTGACTACAGAAAGCTTGAACCCTATAAGCCATTTTTCGAATTTCATCACCACTGAAGCCCGCATTATCCATCCCCTGTAAAATTCACCAAGACAGATAAAGAGCAGAACATAAAGATAACGGATGAGAACGAGAATGATAATGAGATAGAACTATTGCTTACAAACACTCCATTCATTAGAATATCCTTGGAGCCATTCAAATGGAAAGATGAGTTGAAAATATTCGCAGCCATATctattattaagtaaaaaaaaagaaggaattaacaaatgaaatgaaccaaaaacaaaatataacatctTAACAATAGTTACAATGAGTTATACCAAGTCCAAACGATCTGTTAAGCCCCGAAACAAGTACAGTAACAGGACATGTTTTGTCATTTCTGCAGGACGAATCGGGTAGGTCTCCAAATGAATCAGAATTATCTCTCACAGCACGAAATGTATTATCGGGTAATAGTAGATATGGAGGAATTTCAGGTGGATTTAGAATGTTAGGGGGCACATCAGCATGAGAAGAACTCATCTCTTTCTCTACATAGTCTTGAATAgcaagcagcacacacacaacAACTGGAAATAATATGATACGGCAATTGGACTTCTTGTTCCGTTTCTGATTCATATAAGAAGCAGAATCAAATCACTGTAATAACTCAAAATACAATGAACCCTAGCCCAATATTCGAAATCATTCAAGCATTGAACTACTACTGGCCATTTTTATAAGTTAACTATTTCTTCTTTGTGAAACCAGCATTAAGCTAAAATAAAGACGAAGAAATACATATAACCCAATCTATACATCACTGAATCTGAAAAGGCTTGATTTTCAGCAAAGATTATTACCTGATAAGTTAAATTCTTTCTAAGTAAAGCGTTTGATTGATTGCAAAAGCTTGATGACCCATTTCGCGTAATCGCCATTGCA
This is a stretch of genomic DNA from Impatiens glandulifera chromosome 4, dImpGla2.1, whole genome shotgun sequence. It encodes these proteins:
- the LOC124934746 gene encoding ABC transporter A family member 12-like gives rise to the protein MAITRNGSSSFCNQSNALLRKNLTYQKRNKKSNCRIILFPVVVCVLLAIQDYVEKEMSSSHADVPPNILNPPEIPPYLLLPDNTFRAVRDNSDSFGDLPDSSCRNDKTCPVTVLVSGLNRSFGLDMAANIFNSSFHLNGSKDILMNGVFGMDNAGFSGDEIRKMAYRVQAFCSQNSTLDGSSEGENNCLRALSLWRNSSSEINNELFKGYFNGNGDGKINEYVAVSGYFKSMFLFKTAYDFMNSTNDNFDINIYYNSTSYNNNDNDNSIGEPGIGTLVNLASNAYLEHLNGSGVRMILEFLKEMPIHGTEPDIEHAFPELRLILFLWVILQLFPVMLESLVYEKQQNLRIMMKMHGLSDGPYLVICYCYFFLLSNVYMLLFWGSCISLGLEFFKLHSFTLQFVFYFLFINLQIAFTFLFAVFFSKVKTASVIAFTMVFGTGLLGLALFAPKIDDLSFGRTWIFALELYPGFSLFRGVYEFSEYSKQAKFMHGTRGMMWENLSDEGNGMKEVLVIMFGEWIIFLLLAYYSGLVSSSGSGTRKGPLFFLSCLFKKGNLSSMSSNATQEEKFDIAQERERVELLVQERNTTYAMISNNLRKVYSGKDGNPDKLAVKGLSLALPRGECFGLLGPNGAGKTSFIQMMIGLTEPTSGDAYIEGMSIRTDMTKVYTSMGVCPQHDLLWESLTGREHLLFYGRLKNLEGSVLTEAVEESLRSVNLFSGGVPDKQAGKYSGGMKRRLSVAIALIGNPKVVYLDEPSTGLDPSSRNALWKVILNAKRNRAIILTTHSMEEAEHLCDRVGIFVDGALQCVGNAKQLKARYGGFYIFTISTLARHDQDVLTMVLQLCHNAVRTYHLSGTHKFELPKGQVRLAEIFEAVEEAKTRFPVQAWGLADTTLEDVFIKVARG